One genomic window of Mesoplodon densirostris isolate mMesDen1 chromosome 14, mMesDen1 primary haplotype, whole genome shotgun sequence includes the following:
- the SELENOI gene encoding ethanolaminephosphotransferase 1 isoform X1 — protein sequence MAGYEYVSPEQLAGFDKYKYSAVDTNPLSLYIMHPFWNTVVKVFPTWLAPNLITFSGFLLVVFNFLLMAYFDPDFYASAPGHKHVPDWVWIIVGILNFVAYTLDGVDGKQARRTNSSTPLGELFDHGLDSWSCVYFVVTVYSIFGRGPSGVSVFVLYLLLWVVLFSFILSHWEKYNTGILFLPWGYDVSQVTISFVYIVTAIVGVEAWYEPFLFNFLYRDLFTAMIIGCALCVTLPMSLLNFFRSYKNNTLKHNSVYEAMVPFFSPCLLFILSTAWILRSPSDILELHPRVFYLMVGTGFANITCQLIVCQMSSTRCPTLNWFLVPLFLVVIVVNVGVASYIESILLFTLTTAFTLAHIHYGVRVVKQLSNHFQIYPFSLRKPNSDULGTEEKNIGL from the exons TACAGTGCTGTGGATACCAATCCGCTCTCTCTGTATATCATGCATCCATTTTGGAACACTGTAGTAAAG gtATTTCCTACTTGGCTGGCTCCAAATCTGATAACCTTTTCTGGCTTTCTGCTGGTTGTGTTCAATTTTCTGCTTATGGCATACTTTGATCCTGACTTTTATGCTTCAG CACCAGGTCACAAGCATGTACCTGATTGGGTTTGGATTATAGTGGGCATCCTCAACTTCGTAGCCTACACTCTAG ATGGTGTGGATGGAAAGCAAGCCCGTAGAACCAATTCCAGCACTCCGTTAGGGGAGCTTTTTGACCATGGCCTGGATAGTTGGTCATGTGTTTACTTTGTTGTAACTGTGTATTCCATTTTTGGACGAGGACCATCTGGTGtcagtgtttttgttctttatctCCTGCTAtgggtagttttattttctttcatcctgTCCCACTGGGAAAAGTATAACACAGGGATTCTTTTCCTGCCATGGGGATATGACGTTAGCCAGGTG ACTATTTCCTTTGTCTACATAGTGACTGCGATTGTGGGAGTTGAGGCCTGGTATGAACCTTTCCTGTTTAATTTCTTATATAGAGACCTATTCACTGCAATGATCATTG GTTGTGCATTATGTGTGACTCTTCCAATGAGTTTGTTAAACTTTTTCag aagctaTAAAAATAACACCTTGAAACACAATTCAGTCTATGAAGCTATGGTTCCCTTCTTTTCTCCATGTTTGCTATTCATTTTGTCTACAGCATGGATCCTCCGGTCACCTTCAGATATTTTAGAGTTACATCCTAGAGTATTCTACTTAATGGTTGGAACAGGCTTTGCCAATATCACa TGTCAGCTGATTGTTTGTCAGATGAGCAGTACCCGGTGCCCAACTTTGAATTGGTTTCTGGTTCCTCTCTTCTTGGTTGTCATAGTGGTAAATGTAGGAGTAGCCTCTTACATTGAGAGCATTCTCCTGTTTACATTAACAACTGCTTTCACTCTGGCCCACATCCATTATGGAGTACGAGTG GTAAAGCAGCTGAGCAACCATTTTCAGATTTACCCCTTCTCACTGAGGAAACCAAACTCGGATTGACTAGGAACGGAAGAAAAGAACATTGGCCTGTAA
- the SELENOI gene encoding ethanolaminephosphotransferase 1 isoform X2 yields MAGYEYVSPEQLAGFDKYKYSAVDTNPLSLYIMHPFWNTVVKVFPTWLAPNLITFSGFLLVVFNFLLMAYFDPDFYASAPGHKHVPDWVWIIVGILNFVAYTLDGVDGKQARRTNSSTPLGELFDHGLDSWSCVYFVVTVYSIFGRGPSGVSVFVLYLLLWVVLFSFILSHWEKYNTGILFLPWGYDVSQVTISFVYIVTAIVGVEAWLCIMCDSSNEFVKLFQKL; encoded by the exons TACAGTGCTGTGGATACCAATCCGCTCTCTCTGTATATCATGCATCCATTTTGGAACACTGTAGTAAAG gtATTTCCTACTTGGCTGGCTCCAAATCTGATAACCTTTTCTGGCTTTCTGCTGGTTGTGTTCAATTTTCTGCTTATGGCATACTTTGATCCTGACTTTTATGCTTCAG CACCAGGTCACAAGCATGTACCTGATTGGGTTTGGATTATAGTGGGCATCCTCAACTTCGTAGCCTACACTCTAG ATGGTGTGGATGGAAAGCAAGCCCGTAGAACCAATTCCAGCACTCCGTTAGGGGAGCTTTTTGACCATGGCCTGGATAGTTGGTCATGTGTTTACTTTGTTGTAACTGTGTATTCCATTTTTGGACGAGGACCATCTGGTGtcagtgtttttgttctttatctCCTGCTAtgggtagttttattttctttcatcctgTCCCACTGGGAAAAGTATAACACAGGGATTCTTTTCCTGCCATGGGGATATGACGTTAGCCAGGTG ACTATTTCCTTTGTCTACATAGTGACTGCGATTGTGGGAGTTGAGGCCTG GTTGTGCATTATGTGTGACTCTTCCAATGAGTTTGTTAAACTTTTTCag aagctaTAA